The Salvia miltiorrhiza cultivar Shanhuang (shh) chromosome 1, IMPLAD_Smil_shh, whole genome shotgun sequence genome has a window encoding:
- the LOC131005916 gene encoding ribulose bisphosphate carboxylase/oxygenase activase 2, chloroplastic, with protein MAAAVSTVGAVNRAPVKLNGGSAAPSTAFFGGALKKANPSHAPKASSRKLRVVAQDVDEKKQTSGDRWKGLVEDVSDDQQDITRGKGLVDSLFQAPTGMGTHDAVLSSYEYISQGLREYNLDNKLDGFYIAPAFMDKLVVHITKNFMTLPNIKIPLILGIWGGKGQGKSFQCELVFRKMGINPIMMSAGELESGNAGEPAKLIRQRYREAADIIKKGKMCCLFINDLDAGAGRMGGTTQYTVNNQMVNATLMNIADNPTNVQLPGMYNKQENPRVPIIVTGNDFSTLYAPLIRDGRMEKFYWAPTREDRIGVCKGIFRTDGVPEEAVVKLVDTFPGQSIDFFGALRARVYDDEVRKWVTTIGIENVGGKLVNSRDGPPTFEQPKMTLEKLLEYGFMLVQEQENVKRVQLAETYLKDAALGEANKDTIDRGIFYGKAAQQVNVPVPEGCTDPNAKNFDPTARSDDGSCTYKL; from the exons AtggcggccgccgtctccaccGTCGGTGCTGTCAACCGCGCACCG GTGAAGTTGAATGGCGGCAGTGCAGCCCCAAGCACGGCCTTCTTCGGGGGCGCCCTGAAGAAGGCGAACCCCTCACACGCCCCGAAGGCTTCGTCGAGGAAGCTGAGGGTGGTGGCTCAGGATGTCGATGAGAAGAAACAGACCTCCGGAGACAGGTGGAAGGGCCTCGTCGAGGACGTCTCCGACGACCAACAGGACATCACTAGAGGGAAGGGACTCGTCGACTCGCTCTTCCAGGCGCCCACCGGAATGGGCACACACGACGCTGTCCTCAGCTCATACGAGTACATCAGCCAGGGCCTCCGCGA GTACAACTTGGACAACAAGTTGGATGGATTCTACATTGCCCCAGCTTTCATGGACAAGCTTGTTGTTCACATCACCAAGAATTTCATGACATTGCCTAACATCAAG ATCCCTCTTATTTTGGGTATTTGGGGAGGCAAAGGACAAGGCAAATCATTCCAATGCGAGCTCGTTTTTCGCAAGATGGGCATCAA CCCTATCATGATGAGCGCGGGAGAGTTGGAGAGCGGGAACGCCGGAGAGCCGGCGAAGCTGATCCGGCAGCGGTACCGGGAGGCGGCCGACATAATCAAGAAGGGGAAGATGTGCTGCCTGTTCATCAACGACCTGGACGCCGGGGCGGGGCGGATGGGCGGCACCACCCAATACACGGTGAACAACCAGATGGTGAACGCGACGCTGATGAACATCGCCGACAACCCCACCAACGTGCAGCTGCCGGGAATGTACAACAAGCAGGAGAACCCCCGCGTCCCCATCATCGTCACCGGCAACGACTTCTCCACCCTCTATGCTCCGCTCATCCGCGACGGGCGCATGGAGAAGTTCTACTGGGCCCCCACCCGCGAGGACCGTATCGGCGTTTGCAAGGGCATCTTCCGCACCGATGGCGTCCCCGAGGAGGCCGTCGTCAAGCTCGTCGACACCTTCCCCGGCCAGTCCATCG ATTTCTTTGGGGCACTGAGGGCGAGAGTGTACGACGACGAAGTGAGGAAGTGGGTGACCACAATCGGGATAGAGAATGTCGGGGGCAAGCTGGTGAACTCGAGGGACGGGCCGCCGACATTCGAGCAGCCGAAGATGACGTTGGAGAAGCTTCTAGAATACGGGTTCATGCTGGTGCAGGAGCAGGAGAATGTCAAGAGGGTGCAATTGGCTGAGACATACTTGAAAGATGCTGCTTTGGGAGAGGCCAACAAAGATACCATTGACCGAGGGATTTTCTACG GCAAGGCGGCTCAGCAGGTCAATGTTCCGGTGCCGGAAGGGTGCACGGACCCGAACGCGAAGAACTTCGATCCAACGGCGAGGAGCGATGATGGGAGCTGCACGTACAAACTCTAA
- the LOC131005982 gene encoding AT-hook motif nuclear-localized protein 19-like — protein sequence MGSRWWTDMAPMQQSSLHLINSAGDENAGDHNPTGDEEDHQETDEDRRNLDPEAGEPSSSSGRQRRPRGRPPGSRNRPKPPVVITKESPNALRSHVLEIATGGDVYECLAGFVRRRRCGVSVLSGSGAVADVTLRHPAAPDGVISLPGRFEILSLSGTFLPEPAPPGATRLTVFLDGGQGQVLGGVVVGALMASVPVTVIAVLFSNAVYERLPVEDEDGGGEGMPPPLPQNHDGASDQTKQNVPLYNDVVWAPQACPPPPY from the coding sequence ATGGGCAGTAGATGGTGGACAGATATGGCTCCGATGCAGCAATCGTCTCTCCATCTCATAAACTCCGCCGGAGATGAGAATGCCGGCGATCACAACCCCACCGGCGACGAGGAAGACCACCAGGAAACCGACGAGGATCGCCGCAACCTCGACCCGGAGGCGGGGGAGCCGTCGTCGAGCTCGGGGCGCCAGCGCCGCCCCCGGGGGCGGCCCCCGGGATCGAGGAACCGGCCGAAGCCGCCCGTGGTGATCACCAAGGAGAGCCCCAACGCCCTCCGCAGCCACGTCTTGGAGATCGCCACGGGCGGGGACGTCTACGAGTGCCTCGCCGGGTTCGTGCGCCGGCGCCGCTGCGGCGTCTCCGTCTTGAGCGGCAGCGGGGCCGTCGCGGACGTCACGCTGCGGCACCCGGCGGCGCCGGACGGCGTGATCAGCTTGCCGGGGAGGTTCGAGATACTGTCGCTGTCGGGGACGTTCCTGCCGGAGCCGGCGCCGCCGGGCGCCACCCGGCTGACGGTGTTCCTGGACGGCGGGCAGGGGCAGGTGCTCGGCGGCGTGGTGGTCGGGGCGCTCATGGCGTCGGTGCCGGTGACGGTGATCGCCGTCTTGTTTTCCAATGCGGTGTACGAGCGGCTGCCCGTCGAGGACGAGGATGGCGGCGGCGAAGGaatgccgccgccgctgccgcagAATCATGACGGGGCGTCGGATCAAACCAAACAGAATGTGCCTTTGTACAATGATGTTGTTTGGGCTCCTCAAGCATGCCCTCCTCCCCCCTACTAA
- the LOC131005901 gene encoding uncharacterized protein LOC131005901 — protein sequence MFFKMCPAPENPGQDPFKALKPILKERTRDAVTTSLKAAVAAILTLSISLAAYSAIYGAIRPDFFRWPDRSDRPDPDLYMALFNSDDSPTNVSHLAFGIGGSTATWANRAVYSDLWWKPGSTRGYVFLEKDPGGPARGGIGRRVSSEWRRFRRTAGSESAVRIARVAADLFRVGLPNVRWLVMGDDDTVFFPENLAAVLGRHDHRRMVYVGGNSESVEQDVMHAYDMAFGGGGFAISYPLAAELAAAMDGCLNRYHYFYGSDQRVWACVGELGVGLTREPGFHQIDIRGDPFGLLAAHPLAPLVSLHHLDYVSPLFPNQTQLESVSVLMKAYEADPSRTLQQCFCYHHKYKWSVSVSWGYAVQIFPTLLTAKELETPQQTFKTWRSWNDGPFTFNTRPVSRDQCQRPVVFFLSSAEKEGTEETVTTYRKAAAHPVDGCNKDYARAAAIENVVVLAPKMEQQEWDQSPRRHCCDIDGNLGNRTMRIRIRRCKHSETITI from the exons atgtttttcAAGATGTGCCCGGCGCCGGAAAATCCGGGTCAGGACCCGTTTAAAGCTCTGAAACCGATACTGAAAGAGAGGACCCGCGACGCGGTAACGACGTCGTtgaaggcggcggtggcggcgatCCTAACCCTCTCCATCTCCCTCGCCGCATACTCCGCAATCTACGGCGCGATTCGACCCGATTTCTTCCGCTGGCCCGACCGCTCCGACCGACCCGACCCGGATTTATACATGGCTTTATTCAACTCCGACGATTCCCCCACGAACGTCTCCCACCTGGCCTTCGGCATCGGCGGGTCGACCGCGACCTGGGCGAACCGGGCGGTCTACTCGGATCTCTGGTGGAAACCCGGGTCGACCCGGGGGTATGTTTTCCTGGAGAAGGACCCGGGCGGGCCGGCCCGGGGCGGAATCGGGCGGCGCGTCTCGTCGGAGTGGCGGCGGTTCCGGCGGACGGCGGGGTCGGAGTCGGCGGTGAGGATTGCGCGGGTGGCGGCGGACCTGTTCCGGGTCGGGCTGCCGAACGTGAGGTGGCTCGTGATGGGGGACGACGACACGGTGTTCTTCCCGGAGAATCTGGCGGCGGTGCTGGGGCGGCACGATCACCGGCGGATGGTGTACGTCGGCGGGAACTCGGAGAGCGTGGAGCAGGATGTGATGCATGCGTACGACATGGCGTTCGGCGGCGGGGGGTTCGCCATCAGCTACCCGCTGGCGGCGGAGCTCGCCGCCGCCATGGACGGGTGCCTCAACCGCTACCACTACTTCTACGGATCGGATCAGCGGGTGTGGGCCTGCGTGGGGGAGCTCGGCGTCGGCCTCACCCGCGAACCGGGTTTTCATCAG ATTGATATTAGAGGGGATCCCTTCGGGCTCCTAGCAGCACACCCGTTGgcgcctctggtctctcttcaccATCTCGACTATGTCAGCCCCTTGTTCCCGAACCAGACTCAGCTCGAGTCGGTGAGCGTCCTGATGAAAGCCTACGAGGCCGACCCTTCAAGAACTCTGCAGCAATGCTTTTGCTACCACCACAAATACAAATGGTCGGTCTCGGTCTCGTGGGGCTATGCAGTGCAAATATTCCCCACTCTGTTGACAGCGAAGGAGTTGGAGACGCCTCAGCAGACTTTCAAGACGTGGAGGTCTTGGAACGACGGGCCCTTCACGTTCAACACGCGGCCCGTGAGCAGGGATCAGTGCCAACGGCCCGTTGTCTTCTTCCTGAGCTCTGCTGAGAAGGAGGGGACTGAGGAGACAGTCACGACCTACAGAAAGGCCGCGGCTCATCCGGTGGATGGCTGTAACAAGGACTATGCTCGTGCTGCGGCTATTGAAAACGTCGTCGTCTTGGCACCCAAAATGGAACAGCAGGAGTGGGATCAG AGTCCAAGGAGACATTGTTGTGACATTGATGGAAATTTAGGAAATCGAACGATGAGAATTAGGATTAGAAGGTGTAAACATTCTGAGACGATAACAATTTGA